A part of Kitasatospora acidiphila genomic DNA contains:
- a CDS encoding metallophosphoesterase family protein yields the protein MTSGVGRLLAVSDLHVGMADNRPIIESLRPGSDEDWLIVAGDVAELSDDIEWALRLLAGRFAKVIWTPGNHELWTPREDPVQLRGAERYAHLVARCRELGVVTPEDPYPVWRGPGGPAAIAPVFTLYDYSFRAPGLTVEQSLQQADEAGIVCTDEFLLDNWPYPSRAEWCRARVAETERRLAAHDPDIPLVLVSHWPLLREPTRALWRQEFAQWCGTELTERWHRDHRTEAVVYGHLHIPRTTWHDGVRFEEVSVGYPREWRRRGHPRGLLRQILPAAQAPVDADRSVVRLEAASS from the coding sequence GTGACGTCAGGGGTTGGTCGCCTGCTGGCCGTCAGTGACCTGCATGTCGGGATGGCCGACAACCGGCCGATCATCGAGTCGCTGCGGCCGGGATCGGACGAGGACTGGCTGATCGTCGCGGGCGATGTCGCGGAGCTGTCCGACGACATCGAATGGGCCCTGCGGCTGCTGGCCGGCCGCTTCGCCAAGGTGATCTGGACCCCGGGGAACCACGAGTTGTGGACCCCTCGGGAGGATCCGGTCCAACTGCGCGGCGCCGAGCGCTACGCACACCTGGTGGCCCGATGCCGCGAGTTGGGAGTGGTCACGCCGGAGGACCCGTATCCCGTCTGGCGAGGGCCCGGTGGGCCGGCGGCGATCGCGCCCGTGTTCACGCTGTACGACTACAGTTTCCGCGCGCCCGGTCTGACGGTGGAACAGTCGCTGCAGCAGGCGGACGAAGCGGGCATCGTGTGCACGGACGAGTTCCTGCTGGACAATTGGCCCTACCCCTCCCGCGCGGAGTGGTGCCGCGCCAGGGTCGCCGAGACCGAACGGCGGCTGGCCGCCCACGATCCGGACATCCCTTTGGTGCTCGTCAGCCACTGGCCGCTGCTGCGCGAGCCGACCCGCGCGCTGTGGCGCCAGGAGTTCGCTCAGTGGTGCGGTACCGAGCTGACGGAGCGTTGGCACCGTGACCACCGCACCGAGGCCGTGGTGTACGGGCATCTTCACATTCCGCGCACCACCTGGCACGACGGTGTGCGGTTCGAGGAGGTGTCGGTCGGCTACCCGCGTGAGTGGCGTCGGCGTGGTCATCCGCGCGGGCTGCTCCGGCAGATCCTGCCCGCAGCGCAGGCGCCGGTCGACGCGGATCGGTCCGTGGTCCGTCTCGAGGCGGCGTCCTCGTGA